In Streptococcus uberis, a single window of DNA contains:
- a CDS encoding amino acid ABC transporter permease, which produces MSYFLRASSWKWFDTLVSYVPEGKLFSWRSVLGALPDIINRLPITLFLTLVGALIGLILALLFAIVKINRTKFLYPIQAIFVSFLRGTPILVQLMLTYYGIPLLLKYLNLTYGLNWNINAIPASIFAIVAFAFNEAAYTSETIRAAIQSVNSGEIEAARSLGMTPFQVYKRVIIPNAAVVATPTLINGLIGLTKGTSLAFNAGIVEMFAQAQILGGADYRYFERYISVALVYWVISIAIEQFGSYLEKTMAIGDPVTLNENTIGDLR; this is translated from the coding sequence ATGTCTTATTTTCTAAGAGCAAGTAGTTGGAAATGGTTTGACACATTAGTTAGTTATGTACCTGAGGGAAAGTTATTTAGTTGGCGATCAGTATTAGGTGCTTTACCAGATATTATTAATCGCTTGCCAATTACGCTTTTTTTAACCTTAGTAGGCGCATTGATTGGTTTAATCTTGGCTCTTCTTTTTGCCATTGTTAAAATCAATCGAACAAAATTCCTTTACCCTATTCAAGCTATTTTTGTTAGCTTCTTAAGAGGGACTCCTATTTTGGTTCAGCTCATGCTAACCTATTATGGGATTCCACTTTTGTTAAAATACTTAAATCTGACATATGGATTAAATTGGAATATTAATGCCATACCGGCATCGATCTTTGCCATTGTTGCCTTTGCTTTTAATGAAGCAGCTTACACCAGTGAAACGATAAGAGCAGCTATTCAATCTGTTAATAGTGGAGAAATAGAAGCTGCTCGCAGTTTGGGAATGACTCCGTTTCAAGTTTATAAAAGAGTGATTATCCCTAATGCTGCTGTTGTTGCAACACCTACCTTAATTAATGGCCTAATTGGCTTAACAAAGGGAACTTCATTGGCCTTCAATGCAGGTATTGTGGAAATGTTTGCTCAGGCTCAAATTCTTGGTGGAGCAGATTATCGCTATTTTGAACGTTATATTTCAGTGGCTTTAGTCTATTGGGTCATTAGTATTGCGATTGAGCAATTTGGTAGCTATTTGGAAAAAACGATGGCAATAGGTGATCCTGTGACATTAAACGAGAATACAATAGGAGATTTACGCTAA
- a CDS encoding transporter substrate-binding domain-containing protein → MIIAALALVSLISFSRVHAASKEVIVVGTDSATKPFTYKDGNKDTGYDIEVLKKVFKGSKKYQLKIETVAFPSILSGIDAGRYQIAANDYGYSAERAQKYLFSKPISKSNYALATKGDKGFNSLDDLSGKKTQGMSGANYMQVLEKWNKEHPDKKPIDITYASGSTPFTQRLQMLENDQLDFLFYDAISLKTAIKDQGYDLTITKLTEKVGDDKDGLEYFIFADDAKGKELQGFVNKKLLQLKKSGELKKLSQKFFEGDFVSELK, encoded by the coding sequence ATGATTATAGCAGCTTTAGCCCTTGTCAGTTTAATCAGTTTCTCAAGGGTCCATGCAGCTTCTAAAGAGGTTATTGTTGTCGGAACAGATTCAGCAACAAAGCCTTTTACCTATAAAGATGGCAATAAAGACACAGGTTATGATATTGAGGTCCTAAAAAAAGTTTTTAAAGGCTCCAAAAAATATCAACTTAAAATCGAAACAGTGGCCTTTCCATCAATTCTTTCAGGTATTGATGCGGGTCGTTACCAAATAGCTGCAAATGATTATGGTTATAGTGCTGAACGCGCTCAAAAATATCTTTTTTCTAAACCAATCTCAAAATCAAATTACGCTTTAGCCACTAAAGGAGATAAAGGGTTTAACAGTTTAGACGATTTATCTGGCAAAAAGACTCAAGGGATGTCTGGTGCTAATTATATGCAAGTTTTAGAGAAATGGAATAAGGAACATCCAGATAAAAAACCAATCGACATCACCTATGCGTCTGGTTCTACCCCTTTTACCCAACGTTTGCAAATGCTTGAAAATGACCAATTAGACTTTCTTTTCTATGATGCCATTTCATTAAAAACTGCTATTAAGGATCAAGGTTACGATTTAACAATTACCAAATTGACTGAAAAAGTTGGTGATGACAAAGATGGCTTAGAATACTTTATCTTTGCAGATGATGCTAAAGGAAAAGAATTGCAAGGTTTTGTTAATAAAAAGTTACTTCAATTGAAGAAGTCAGGTGAACTTAAAAAATTAAGTCAAAAATTTTTTGAGGGTGACTTTGTTTCAGAGTTGAAATAA